The sequence TTTCATAACCCAGTGTTGTTCCACTTGCTACCAACAAGTGGCAGTGTGTACATGTCCGAGTGTCTAAGTTATGGTTTTGGAGATTCCGTGAAAATGCATTGTTCTGGTCCAACCGGAATTTCCTTTTTTGGGAGTAGCGGTTTGAATACATTATGCGCATTCTGTCGACTGACTGTCGCGTGTAGGCGTTACTACATATATTAGTCAAATCGTGTTCTTCCTTCACCAATAGAATTCAGAGGTGCGCTGTTTTTCTTAGATAAATTATGCAAATGAGAAAGGCTGCAGCTTTTTCCCAGAGCGAAGCTGAGCTGACCTTGGAGGCTCTTTGTGCGGCGCTGGGTGGATGTGCGGCTCGGTTCTCCACCACGGTCCACTTTACATCGCTCTACTGCGGCAAAAATATGTGATTGTCCTGTTTGTTCAACGCTGAACTATAATTTTTTTCGCTTTCGTATCGATATATATGGATAAAATAGAATGAATTCTCAGTGCTATTCGGTTGCGATGGATCTTGGTGTGTGTCAGCTAAGAAATTTTTCAATATCATTTTTGTCCTCGTTGCTGGGAACAGAAACTTCATCCGTGAGGCTTGACAACAGGTAACATGACAAACCTGTGTTTAAGAGTAATTTCCTTCGGTACTAGTTTAGATGGCATAACGGGAGATTAATAGGTTTACTACATGCAACCTTCGATTCTCCAAACGTCCTTTTCAAACGTGTCTAATAATTTTAAAGGTTTAGTTGGTAATATTGTCGTATTTAGTGTTTAAATCAGTGTATGATGTAAGTTGCATGTCCTTGCGTCCGCTGCGGTTACTCCAGAAAGATGCTGCTCTGCTCACATCTGATTTTTAAAGTAGTCTTGCCATGAGCTGTACTCTTGTTATATGTCTTATTTTGTGGTAAATAAGATGCACATATCCTATGAGacggtttatttatttaattttgttATTTGATGACAGTAAAAGTAGCCTTTGTCTTCATGTGTAAATACGTATGGATAATACAGTGAATTTGAttgtgtgttttctctgtgcTTATATATTTCTTGGACTTATTTTTCAGTTCCTCGGGTGCCAGTGTTGTGGCCATAGACAACAAAATCGAGCAAGCaatggtaagtgtgtgtgtgtgttacctacTCAGTGTGTAGAAGCAGGGAGATGAAAGTGGGTTTTGTATCCTGGACCGATGGGTGATGCACTGGGTTAGGGTTGCGTCAGCATCATGGTTAACTAACGGATGAATTACATAATGGTGTAAGAGATTGGGGGAGCATGAGGGAACCTCGGTTTATGGTCATGGTGCTTTGTTGCTTTTGTCTCAGTGTAATATCTTCTCGTGTTGGACTGATATGTAGTTTTGTGGTTTCTCTCCGCTCACATCAGTCGAGTTATCATTTAACTCCACACATTTCAGGAAACTGGAATGACCGTTTAAGCTTTACGTCTCATGATGAAATGTTTAACCGGCGTtgattttgttcatttgtttgatttatttattttttgttttctacGCTGGTTGTCTAAAAAAACGAATAGATCCTAAAGTCTTGCTAACAAACCTTTTAAAGTTTGAATCGCTCTTCCTATTTGAATGAACTGAACGTGTTTGTCCAGACTCACGCGACTCTGTGCCTCGTTACTGTTGCTAGGCAAACCTTGAAGCTTTACCACGTAGTTAAAAATATCTCGCGCCCCGATTGGCCAGATTTAGTGTGAGCCGCCATTTTGTTGGGTCGGTGACGTTCTGGGGCAGGATGGTGGTGCTGGGTTCAGGTATATTCAGGTAGTGCctgaatgaaaatgaaaatgggCCGTTTACCTGCAGTTTACAACAAATGATCTCGTTCACTATGTGATACAAGTCCTTTATCATATCTATAAATTTATTAGAGTAggattttattattgttgtctTAACAATATTGTTGTattgttttaataaaatgtatttacagTCACCATGACCAGTGTATGTAATTGATTATAATgaaatttttttataatgattATAATGAAATTATTTACTGATGTATGTTTGCAGTGTCAGTACAAATCCCATATATAATTCTGTATTTTATTTGTCTTCAGGATCTAGTGAAGAGTCACTTGATGTATGCTGTTCGTGAGGAAGTTGAGGTGCTGAAAGAACAGATCAAAGAACTAATAGAAAGAAACTCACAGCTGGAGCAAGAAAACAACCTGCTGAAAACTTTAGCCAGTCCGGAACAGCTGGCACAGTTTCAGGCACAAGTTCAGAGTGGCTCTTCAGCACTGTCTACACAGGGAGTGCAGCAGTCTGCTGTGCCAGCCCAGCTTTCTGCACAGACCTCTGGACCCTTGGCGTAGCGCACTGGTGTTCCCTGTGAAGGAGAATGGGTGGTTAGCTAAACTAAGATGGACTCAAGTTAAAGAACAAGTTTGCCTCACTCATAGGAGGATTCTATCAAAATTTGCACATATTTAAGTCTCAACTTGACCAAGCCTATCCAAGGCATCGTACATGCCTCTGACAGTCCAGTAAGTTGCTGATGCATGATGGATTTTGCCAAACGCTATGGACTGTGACTGTCAGTTGGGTGAAACAAATCAAGGTGGACACAACTCAAAAGAATCACTGTGCCTGTGACAGAAGGATTTTAAGCAATGTCCTTTTTCAGTGGTAACTTTGGCTTTGTAAGGGTGTTTCCATGCCTCGCTTACTTTTGTAGCGGAAATGCTGACCACTCTatttttgatttatttattttttacttttttttttaaggctGCAAAAAGCACGCACTTTAATGATGCCGAATATATCGAGTCTTTGATGATCAATTAATCAGTGTACCATCAGGTATGGACAGGCTGAATGGGATGGTGACCTCAGTACTTGCATTAGTGTTATCATTACACCTGACAGATGAAAGAGTAAAGTTGCCCAAGAGCAGGTATTAACTTTCAGTATTTAAACTGAATTCCTTGTTCTTTATGATGCAACTTGAAAGCAGTAACATCCACAAGAACCTGAGGAAAATGTGTGAAGTTTGAGTGAATGTGGGAATCTTTTTGTATATTTACTGTAAGTAAATTGTATATTTAGTGTAAGTAATCTGTAAAGTAGTGATATTGCGAGTAATGCTAAGAGACACTATTTAGGTTTTACAAACTAAAGATGAGGTTATTGGCTTGCAGGAGACATTTGACCATCTTTTTTATGCTGTTTTACCAGAATGGAGGTATCAGACTTAGGATATTTACATGACAAACTACCGAACTTCTCAGCTGTGTTAATACCTACTGTAAACCACTGTTCACTTGAAGTTATTTGCACCTATGTGATTTCTGTTTCCATTTTTGACAGTGATGTACTCTGGAGGTCAGACCTTTAACTGGCTTATTCTGAATATCATGGGAAGCTGGTGTGCATTATTATATGTATGAGTTGTATGCTTTTGTTCTGTGCATGTCCCTCAGAACCGGAGATATGGTGTAATTTAGTTCAACTGCACTTCACAACtttcaataaaatgtttaagAATCATAAGAACATACAGTATATGCTGATTGTTTTAACACCCAAATTATGTGTGTAAAAATATGACCAGGAATACAGGCCTGTTATTATCCAAGTTAGTGGGGTAGCTCTGGGTTAGCTTTGCCAAGACTGCCTCAAATAAAATGAATTAGTTCAGTCTCCAGTCAATCCAGTTTCATAGTTGTGGTGGTCTATCAATGAAGAGTTGTGATGGTTCTCACACCTTATAACCAACGTGCAGTACATGGAGACGAGGTGGTTACCTCACAGTGATCTTCCCTGTGGCGTAACTGGAGTATCAGCACAGCTACAtcaatgttttatgtttttagtTGAAGTGAGCACCTCTGCCTTTATGTATCGATTATACAGtgtaatattatattatatgttTATGTTCCCTGCCTCATATCGGTGATCCCAAAATGAAAATTATCTTAATCATTATCttaatgtcttaaaatgtattaaaatgatGTCCAGTGGCCATGATGTGGGATGTTCTCAGTCTGCACTGTAGGACACTGGTGTTGAAATCTGAACACTGGTTCCCGCCCTGGAGAGTGAAATCCCATGTAGTTGATTCAGTTATTAATGTAACTGGTTGGCCACTTTCTCACCTGCCTCTCccaggtggagtgagggtgttGAGAAATGTAGGACCTGGACCATGTGATTTGATCACCTCTGCTATGGCCTGTCTAAGAAATTAATTATGACACAGGTAACATGCACATTATTAACTACCACCAAGACACTTCTACTTCTCCACATCATAAACAAAACtactttacattttttaatcCTACGGTGaacttttttgttaaaattacAGAGAAGGAAAATGGCCATTTGTATAGCtgtcaggtcagaggtcaggggaGATGCTGCTAGATACAAGTTGCTCGattgtttacttgtttatttatttacaacctCTAAATCAGTTCATAGAGGGAACTTGTTCTGCTAGACTTCAGCTCCACAGTCTTTTTGCTCATGAGAACCTTAAAATTAAGAATAGTACCATGCATTTTTATCTTTAGTGGAAGGACGCAATGAgatttttgttttattcatatTCTACTTACTTTGAATCTGCATTAACTCGGATGGATTTACACAGTTTTAAAAGAAATGATCACAGACATTTCTCAaatgtttaatatttatttgaaaAAGTGCTTAGTGCACACAGACAAATATACAAACAGAATGTGGAACATAGTAAATGATCACAAAAGTATATAATCTATTGCACAAACAAATATAATTTATGATAATACATGTCAGAAATGCCAGCCACAATGGTTCAGTAGAAAAGCACTTGTTCCTGTCATCCAGGTACATTGTAAACAAATGACTAACAAAGTCAAGACCTGTACACAGGACTTGGCCTGTAGCGTACAGCTGACATTAGAATGGCACACCTCTGGTTCTCCCTCACTCGTCCTTCTCTCGGAGGAGGAACAAGCTGCTGAGACTCATATGCCCATACGGATGCTCTGAATGATCTGAAAGATGGCTGAGAAGATGAAGAGGTAAGGATGAGCTCACATGGAAGCAGAGATCTACTCCAGAATAACTAGAGTTATATTATCTCCATTCTGCATGTTGCTGAGTATAATACAGGTAGATAAATAAAATATGTAGAATTGAATATTACCTGACCCACAaacaacaaatacaaataatgcCAAAAGCCACGGCCCCACTGGATATTTCTCCTCTTGTGGTCGCTACAAGATAACCAtaaaacattattaatttacctCAATAGAAATATTGTTAGCACACATGTATTTGCATGTCCTTGGAGTGTATTCATCCTTACTTACTATTATATACTTATGTATAATTGAAAATAATACGCAGAGTCCCAATACTAAAATGCTGAAGGTACTGAGAGAGTAAGTCAGCATCTTGTGTTGTTCCACATGGAGAGCATCAGTTTCTCCACATCAGGAAAACAGGTTACAGCATGACAACAGTTGTGTAAACACATCAACAACAGAAGAACATGCATGAGAATGTACTACTACCTTCAGGGATGGATCATGGTCTTGCAAGGGCCCTGGTCACAAAGCCAAGAAATAGCCCCCATACAGTAAGCACTAATGTCATGATCACACACTCCTTTTGGAATGTCAACAACACTCTACAAGTTGATGAttgcaaaatgtatttattcaaCATCTTAATTAAATTcaatataaaaacaaataattaaaaaatacaaGTTTCTTGCTTACATTGTGTTTTTAAGTAATCTATGGATCTAATTTTTACACCTGCAGCAGTGCTTCTGCAGTCTTTGACCAGTCCTTGTGATCTGAGAGTCCTTTGGTCCTGGCCCTGGTGCCACTACGCTGGTCAGTAATCCATCCCTGTCTACCTTATAAACATTACACATATCAGTAGACATTACTGCCATACATCTAATGATATATAACAATACCATGATATTAATAGTCTGTACTTAATAACGTGAAAATGcttgtgagaaaaaaaaaagactggaCCTGATTTTCATTGTAGTCAGCGGCCCTGAACCGGGAACCTGAGGGCAGGAACTGAAAACTGATTATGTAGATGAGATGAGTCTAAGAGTGTTTGTAGATCACGCCTTCCGTTAACGATTGTGGTTTAAAGAACGGTTGCAAAATTGTTGAAGGGAGGAAGCAGTCAAGAAACTTGGATGGAACTCTGGGTAGATTATGATTTTAGTTGGTCCCATTTCCTAAAGAGAAAGGTGTGTGGGCGTCGTAGGGAACAGGGAGGAGACCAGGAGGTGGAAGATTGCGACAGCTCATCTCAAAGAACGTGAGAACTTATTACCTTATTAACTACAAGGTGGGAGATTTGGCGATAGTGTTTATTCAAACTGCCATTTTGTCAGCATGTGTGATTACATGGCTGAGGCTAATTGACTATACCCATAAACTTACGTTGGAAGTCACACCTCTCTTAAGGACAAAAGCAAATTCTAACATGATAGGAAAtagagtgcaggtgagagtgtagGCTGATAACTGAGGTTAGGACACTGAGGTTAGGACACTGAGGTTTGGCCAAGGTATTTGATCTAGGTGAAGAAACATACAGCAGGTTCACACCCTCCCCTACGTTGAGGATGAACTGTCACTTTGCTGTTTTCGTTATCATGTAGCCTGTCTAAATGTTCGTGTTTCTTCTTCTTGTTGTAGATATATATTCATTGTAAACACTAGAGGATGCGACCACTGGACTCCATTGTAGTTCTATTAAAAACCTGCAGGTCCATATCCTTTGACTTTACCTCACGAATACATACGACCAACCCTATGGAAGAAGTCTCCTCAGAAACACCACCATGCCAGGAAACACGAAAACATTACTGTGAATAACGTCAAAGTCCAGTGTAACAAGCGACTGACGAGTGCTAAAGCtagagcacttttaaaatgtttgttttttaaataaacgatTAGAAATAGTGCTTAAAATCATCGGTCGCTGCGGCGCGGTGATGTCTTACCAGGGTCTTCGCAACGTTGCCCCTCTGAGTGATGTTTTTGCTGTGCTTCTCGTTGGCCATCCGGATCCTCTGTTTAGCTACCATCTTCCGAAAATACAAATACCACACGGCTATAAAACCAGTTtgggtttgtgtatgtgtggttgtgCTCCCCCTCTGTTCCCGGCACCTGCTCCCCAACACCAGACATACAGGGACGCGAGTGCGCCTCCATCAACCCGCGTCTGGAGGGGAAAGACACTAACACTTCCCATCACAACTGATCAAACCTGCATCCAGTCTCTTACAGCAGGCGCAGACCAGGTGCGATCTGACTCCTGACACAGACATATAATCGGTTATCACTGTTTATGTCATATTTTGACATATCCGTAACTTTAACGTTACTTTACACGAGAGAGGTGGAAGTGGCAGAGATTCCCCCACATGCCGGGGATGTATGTCCTATGTAGATGCTGGTTCCTTTATCAGAATACGTGATGCTGAAACGAGATTTCCACATCGTGTGGTTGAGTTAGAAAAGCAGGATGGATCTGCAACATATAGAGGTCTAAAGAGTGCTAAAAATGGTTGCTTAGCAACTGCATCAAGGGGGTGTGTGCAGAATCAACCCCACACTGCCGGAGCAGAGGTAGACAGCTTGGCACATCACAACACTAACATAAAGAAGCACTGTATTTGATTAGTCAGAGTACTGCAGCTATAAAAATGAATTTTGTGTGAGTCACAAGGAATTTTCCTATAAACGGATCACACTGCTGTTATTTAAATCAGTACTGTATTTAATGTGGGATCTGTTGGTGGCTGACTGTAGTGTTCACAGCTGTATGTTTTTGCCATGAGAACCAGACAGTAGGCTAAATGCCCTAGCTGCCCTAGCTGAAACCTGGATGTTGGACTGAATGAAAAGCTTTGCACAGTGTTGGTTCTGGTATGATAGCCACAGCCTGTCTGAGAGCTTCAGTGTGTACAGTGTCAGTGTATCGCAGACTGTACATTACAGTGTAACCAAAAAGAAGGTAGATTAGACTTCATTATGGTTAACAAGAGTTATTGTCCCTTATGCCTCCCACATGGTCTGTGTGCAGGGCCTGAGTgagcccctttttcagcccgggagtttcatgcccaaatccggcccaaaattatttttcccttccaatcggcccaaactagagattgacatgagccggcccatcgggaatcctcccgaatttcccgattagccactccggctctgcctgTGTGGCCTATTACACCACATGCCTGATACACCAAACAATGAGGGAACCTGAGCCAGGTGGTACTGCATCAGCACTCTTACTTACAGCACTCACTTAACTTTTCCACCCTAAAGCTCTCTGGGTTTAATGTTCTGTGTTTTAGGTTTTAGCCTAAACCGTGTCAGACGTGTCAGACGCAAACATCTGACAGTGAGAAAACAGACGTTCATAGGTGCGCTGGGAAGGGTGGAGTAGAGTATGAAGGATGGAGTATAgctggaagggtggaggagagtatGAAGGGTGGAGTAGAGCTGGAAGGGTGGAGTAGAGCTGGAAGGGTAgagtacagtacacacacacacacacacacacacacacacacattgcagtGTTCTTTATCCCAAGTGACCCTCACCCAGGCTGCAAAAACTCTAAACACCTTGCCTGACTATAAACAGGTGGGCATCTCCCTCATCCAagcttctcctctctctctttctctctctctctctctctctctctctctctctctctctctctctctctctctctctctctctctctctctctctctctctctctctctctctctctctctctctctctcatttactcCACCTCGTCCGCCCTCAACACAATGGTCTCGAGTGCCAGAACAAAGCCCAGGCATCAAAACAAGAACATTTGCCTTTCTTCCTGTACTTTCCCAGGAAGTTTTCTCCAGTATGTAGCAACAAAGCCCTGATTCTCTTGAAgatgttctgtttttattttattctctaTTTACTCTGTCTCAGGCAGGTACTTTTCAACATAATTATTACTTTTATAGCATGAGGTACTTGCTCGACTAAAAATACTTTACTGTTTGCagatatttatataatatttaacaatgtttattttaaaatgggAGGGAAATTTGTTTGACCAAACATTTCTCCCTTAATTGTGCTCTTAAATCTCTAAGAGGATATCATGACTcctgggttttccatccaccgagtttttgcgcattttgaaaatgcgcatgaaaaaagctggatggaaaaagaccaaaattcgaaaaaagccccaaatatcgcaaaaagatttttacgctaggaggaggtggaaaagttagactatcacatcgccaaaattcggaaaaactggatggaaaagggtttttcgcataaacgatgacgtatcatgcctcaagtcatgtggttctgtacatgatcgcgatgtaaagatgacaaatgcatacaaaaacagttctggagagagcaaaaattgaatttaacttctccatgtatagaaaagaaaaagaaaaaatgtttcaaaacctcaacgtgcaaaaatgcataactgccagatggacgtaaaaccactattgtttggcatcctctcacgtgatctaaagtttattcgcataactgtaataaatggaaacaaggcttaattcgcatttttttctgccgaaacttggaaattacacattttttcgaaaggtttggatggaaacccagaAATAAGTAGGTAAAGAAAACATATGTGACTTCAAGTGGTACAAAAACTATAGCTTGGCACAAGAAATGTAGAAAATGTCTTGAATACATGGATGTGGAATATCCATAAACTACCATGGCCCAGCAGGGTATCATGGCCCAGCAGGGTATCATGGCCCAGCAGGGTATCATGGCCCAACAGGGTATCATGGCCCAGCAGGGTATCATGGCCCAGCAGGGTATCATGGCCCAACAAGGTATCATGACCCAACAGGGTAACATGGCCCAGCAGGGTATCATGACCCAGCAGAGTATCATGGCCCAACAGGGTAACCTAGAGTGCATTACATGTTCAGGTTTCTATGGATGCTGTTTCATCATAAGGAGGGAATCGAAAGGAGCCATCAAAACATGCCAAGCAGCTCTCCCCAAAGCCCAGGATGTTACTGTACAACTGCAAATAAAGAAACCATGACAGGAGGTGTCAGCAAACACTAGTGAGGCTGCCTGTCCATGTATGAGCCCACAGCATTATTCTATTTGAAACTGTCTTCTGCGGAAGTGTTTGCCATCCTCCTTAACATCCAGCAACCACAGTGACGGTATACACTGAGTGTTTCCAGGGTGTGAACAGGTGTATCTCTATCAACCTCCCTTAACCCACACCAGCAATTTAAGCACGTGCATCTGACTCGCCCAGCTGGGATTTTGACATGAGAAGCTCCAGCAGATATTTAGGTCATTCAGCAAAAAAAATGGGCTAAGTGGTTCTTCTGTACAGCTCTGACACGGCCCCATCTCAGTCAAACCTCCCATACACTCTCAACttactttctctctgtctctttctctatttTCTCCATATCATCTGAATCccaatttctctctcttcttctcactCCCTTTCTCCATATTCCTCCCCTCTCTATCCCAATCCCACTCCCTATTCCTGtcacgctctctccctctccctcgcggtttatctctctccctcgctttcATTCTGGAGGCCTGTGGAGAAGCTTTGTTAGGCCAGTAGTTCTGCTTGAGCgttggtgagggtttgtgtgtgcacgtccTTCTGGAAGTGTGTAAAGCTCAGGGGTCTTTCAGTATTCTGTTCCCAACACCACCTGGCTCTTTGTGACTGGCTGCTCCATCTGGGAGCTGTTGTGTCCCTGCCGTCTTTCTGGGAAATTACAGGTAGTCAGTCTGAGAGGACGAGAGGAATCGCATTACAGGTAGCCTGTATCTAAAGGAAGTCATGCTATCAGCACTGGCTTGAAGCATGAATATTGGAGAGTGTCACTGTTCTTGCAATTAAGATTGCATGACggttatggttatggttatgaTTATCCTTATGCAAATGTTTTCCAACAAGGGCAAGAACCTTGATAGGACAGATTTATCCTCCATACTGACCTCTGCTTTCTTCAGTTGCAATTAGGCATCAGAGTGTATTCCAAGTATATGCTGTTGTGCCTTCAAGCATATTGACTGTGAGTTACTTCAGTTACATGAGGGAGAGGATGCCCACACAGATCAAGATTGGAGGAATAAAACAAATGGCGTGTGTAAAAAAGGTGTTTCTTAGATTCCAGTACAGCATGTGCTATAGGGCATAGGCTATTGTGTTCAAGATAATAGGACATTGGGCCTTTGAATGATGTGGGTGGAAGATGCAAGCATTTCAAATTTACTGGAGTTAGAGAAGTTTTGTCTGCAGGGAGGATGGAAGTATGTGGATGTTCTCCTAGTAAAATGTAGTGATTTACTGAGCAGTTGTCTTTCCCTTGTAGACTTCTATTCCAGAATCAACAGTCCTTTACTTAGAATAGTGGAAAATTGGAGTGTGGAATAAGCTTCTCTCTTTGTGAGCTCTGAAGACTTCTGGAGGAGTTATTTTGAATGAAGAGTCAGGTTGAAAGCAAAGTCCTTTTTCAGAGTCCACAGCTAAGATCTGGTTTAAACTGAGAGAGGTACTCAGAGAGGTGGTGAATGCAGCTGTGCTGCCCAAAAGCCTGAGCTATTCAAGGCTCTCAGTTACTCACAAATTGGCACTGGGACAAAACATCACCTCTTAGGTGAAGAAACAGTTGTAGTGAACAGACAAACTGAACGCCTGCATCCAGTGGgctgtgcatgcatgcatgtggcACTAGGTTACATGGCCCAGCTCAGCAGCATCAGGGTTCACGTCAGCTCAGATGACTGTATTGCAAGTGCTGTTTATGGGCCTGGGAGAAGACACAGAGATCTGTGCAGAGCAGCTGTTCCAGGGTGG comes from Brachyhypopomus gauderio isolate BG-103 unplaced genomic scaffold, BGAUD_0.2 sc40, whole genome shotgun sequence and encodes:
- the tsc22d1 gene encoding TSC22 domain family protein 1 isoform X5 translates to MNSQCYSVAMDLGVCQLRNFSISFLSSLLGTETSSVRLDNSSSGASVVAIDNKIEQAMDLVKSHLMYAVREEVEVLKEQIKELIERNSQLEQENNLLKTLASPEQLAQFQAQVQSGSSALSTQGVQQSAVPAQLSAQTSGPLA
- the serp2 gene encoding stress-associated endoplasmic reticulum protein 2, whose protein sequence is MVAKQRIRMANEKHSKNITQRGNVAKTLRPQEEKYPVGPWLLALFVFVVCGSAIFQIIQSIRMGI